Genomic DNA from Candidatus Koribacter versatilis Ellin345:
GGTCGCGAATGGGAAGGGAATAGAAGTTAATGTCGAGTTCGTTGCAGATTTCGCCTTCGTTGTCCCAGCCGGGACGTTCGCCGGGGGTGAGGAGCGAGAGGATCGTTGTGATGCCAATCTTCTGCCAACGTTCGAGGGCTCTTACGAGGCGTGGTTCGGGTGGTGGTGCAGGAGCGATGGCGAGAACACCGGACCAGGGACCTTCGATTGCAAAGAGTGGAGACAACATAATTGGGTTACTTCAACCAATATACTGATTTTCGAGACGCGACGATGTGGCACATCTTGTGGGAATTTCGAGTTGCTCCGGAACGACGCGCGGAATTTGAGCGCGTGTATAGCGCCGCGGGCGAATGGGCCGCGCTTTTCGCGAAGTCGCAGGAATTTCGTGGGACGACATTATTGCGGGATCCGCAAGTCGCGGGACGATATGTGACTGAAGATGTGTGGAAGAGTGCAGAGGCGTTCGAGCGATTGAAGGAAGAGTTTGCTGCTGAATATAAGAGGCTCGATGAGCTGTGCGAGGCGCTGACGGAATACGAGATGAAGATCGGCGGGTTTCAAGAAGTTGGCGGGGAAGAGCGCTGATGCGATCGGCGCTGAGCGTGCTGAATCACGAGGTGATTGGCTGCCGGCTTTGTCCGCGGCTGGTGGAGTATCGCGAGCAGATCGGGGTTGAGAAGCGGAAGGCCTATCGTGAACAGGAATATTGGGCGAAGCCGGTAGCGGGATTTGGTGACGAGAAGGCGCGGGTTCTGATCTTGGGATTGGCGCCGGGCGCGCATGGGTCGAATCGAACGGGAAGGCCGTTTACGGGCGACAAGAGCGGCGATTTTATGTACCCCATCCTTCACAAGACGGGCTTTGCGTCGCAGCCAACGGCGGTGAATCGCGAAGATGGATTGAAGCTGCTGGATTGTTACATCACTGCCGCGGTGCGGTGCGCTCCGCCGGACAACAAGCCGCTGCCGCAGGAGATCGCGAACTGTGCACCGTATCTCGATCGCGAAATTGCTGCGCTGGACGCAGTGAAAGTTGTCGTTGCGCTGGGAAAGATTGGGTTTGATGCGTACCTTGCGCATCTACAGCGGGCAGGATTTTCGTTCCGCAAAGCGGAATATGGGTTCGGGCATCTGGCGGAGTACAAGATGCCGAACGGTATCGTGCTGCTCGGCTCCTATCATCCTTCCAACCAGAACACGGCGACGGGCAAACTGACGCCTGAGATGTTCGAGCAGGTGTTTCGTCGCGCTGCAAAAATCGCGCGCGGCTAGTAGGGCTGCGCGCCGGACTTGCGGTACTTC
This window encodes:
- a CDS encoding antibiotic biosynthesis monooxygenase family protein — translated: MWHILWEFRVAPERRAEFERVYSAAGEWAALFAKSQEFRGTTLLRDPQVAGRYVTEDVWKSAEAFERLKEEFAAEYKRLDELCEALTEYEMKIGGFQEVGGEER
- a CDS encoding uracil-DNA glycosylase, yielding MRSALSVLNHEVIGCRLCPRLVEYREQIGVEKRKAYREQEYWAKPVAGFGDEKARVLILGLAPGAHGSNRTGRPFTGDKSGDFMYPILHKTGFASQPTAVNREDGLKLLDCYITAAVRCAPPDNKPLPQEIANCAPYLDREIAALDAVKVVVALGKIGFDAYLAHLQRAGFSFRKAEYGFGHLAEYKMPNGIVLLGSYHPSNQNTATGKLTPEMFEQVFRRAAKIARG